From Malaciobacter mytili LMG 24559:
GAAGAAGATTTAATTGCTTCAATTGGTACTATTGCAAAATCTGGAACAAAATCTTTTGTTGAAGCTTTAACAGGAGATGCAAAAAAAGACTCAAATTTAATTGGACAATTTGGAGTTGGGTTTTATTCAGTATTTATGGTAGCTTCAAATGTGGATGTGATTTCTAAAAAAGCAGGTGAAGAACAAGCTTATAAATGGTCTAGTACAGGTACTGGTGAGTTTGAGATTATCCCTGTTATAAAAGAATCAAATGGTACAGTTATTTATATCAAATTAAAAGATGAAGAAGCGCAAGAGTTTGCTTCTAAATATAGAATTAAAAATATTGTTGGAAAATATTCAAATCATATTGCATATCCAATTTTCTTAAATTATCAAGAAGAAGTAAGTGAAGAGTTAAGTGAAGAGGATAAAAAAGCTGGAAAAGAGCCTGAAAAAAAACTTGAAAAGAAACATGAAAAAATCAATGAAGCAACAGCTTTATGGACTCAGCCAAAAGCAAAATTAAAGCAAGAAGAATACAATGATTTTTATAAATCAATTTCTCATGATAGTCAAGACCCACTTTTAACTATTCATACAAAAGCAGAGGGTGTAAATGAATATACAACTTTATTTTATATTCCTAAAACGGCACCTATGGATATGTATAGAGCTGATTATCAACCAGGTGTTAAATTATATGTTAAAAGAGTATTTATTACTGATGATGAAAAAGAACTTTTACCAACATATTTAAGATTTGTAAGAGGTATTATTGATAGTGAAGACTTACCATTAAATGTAAGTAGAGAAATCTTACAAGAAAATAGAATTTTAGCAAATATCAAACAATCTTCTGTTAAAAAAATCTTAAGTGAAATTAAAAAACTTTCAAAAGATGAAGAGAAATATGAGGAGTTTATCTCTCAATATAATAGACCTTTAAAAGAGGGGGCTTACCAAGATTTTACAAATAAAGAGGCTATTTTAGAGCTTTTAAGATTTAAATCAACAAAAACTGAACTTGGTAAAATGACTTCATTAGAAAGTTATAAACAAAGAGCAGAGAGTGAGCAAAAAGCTATTTATTATATTGTTGGAGAAAATGAAAAAGTATTAAGAAATTCTCCACTATTAGAAAGTTATAAGAAAAATGATATTGAAGTTCTAGTTTGTGATGATAAAGAATTAGATGAGATTATCACTCCTGCACTGCAAGCTTATAAAGAGTGGGAATTTAAAGATATTACTTCTTGTGAACCTCCAAAAGTAGAGCAAAGTGAAGAAGAGAAAAAAGAAGTAGAAGAAAAATTTCAAGATATTACTAAAAAAATTAAAGAAGTTTTAGGTGAAGCTGTAAAAGAGGTAAAAGTTACAAATAGACTTTCTGATTCTGCATCTTGTGTAGTAAAAGATGCAAGTGATGCTCAAATGGCACAAATGATGCAAATGATGAGAGCAATGGGACAAGAGATGCCTGAAAGTGCTCCAATTTTAGAGATAAATCCTGAGCATGAAATTGTTAAAAAATTAAATGGTTGTAAAGATGACTCTTTAGTTGAAGATGTATCATGGGTACTATTAGACCAAGCTAAGTTAAGTGAAGGTATGGAAGTAACTGATGCAGTTTCTTTTGCACAAAGAGTATCAAGAATCACTGCAAAAGCTTTATAAAATAAAAACTATTTGCACGCAATTTTGCGTTGCAAATAGGCTTTTTTACTTAATAAAAACTACTTAGCTTCTTAATTATAAAATAAATTTTACAACACCAATATAGCTTAACTAAAAACATAGTAATTAAATAATAAAATATAATTTATTTTTTATTAGGATTATTTATGAATAAAAACTTTTTTAAAATCTTTTTTCTTATAACATTTTTTCATATTTTTTTATTTGCTTCAAAAGTAGAAACTTCACAAACTCAAATAAATAAACTAAATAGTGAAATAACAAATTTAAAACTTGCAAATGAATATGAAAAAAAGCTAAATGAAGAAAAACTAAAAATCTTCTTTTCTAAAATAATAGAAAAAGAAAATGAAATAAAAGAGTTAAAAAAAGAGTTTAAAGAACTAGAAGATAAGTTTAATAAAAATAATATAGATAAAGAAAAAATACAAAAAGATTTTGAAAATAATAAGATAATAATAGATAGACAAGATAAAAGAGTAGAAGATTTACATTCAGATATTAATTTTTGGGGTGTAGTATTTACATTAGTTGGGACATTAACTGCAATTATTGTAATTGCTTTTACTTTAAGATTTGGCTCAATTGCTACAAATGAGGCAAAAGAAGAACTGCAAAAATGGATAGATGAAAAAGCTGATAAAGAGTTTCAGCCTAAAGTGGATAAATATTTAATGCAATTAGAAAAAGAAACAAAAGAGTTATTATTAAAAATAAAAGCTAATGTAAATAATAAAATAGATTCTTTTATTTCAGGTTTTGTAAATAATAAATTAAATAATGTTGAGTTAAATTATGAAAAATTATTTAATTATATAATGGAAGAATATAATAAAGGTAATATCAAAGAAGCTTTTAAATATATAGAAAAAACTATAAGTATTAGTAAAAATGATGATGAATTATCAAAATCTCTATTTATTAAAGCCGAAATTCTAAAAAAATTAAATCAAAAAGAAGAAGCCCTTAATATTTATGATAAGTTAATTGAAAACTTTAGTACTTCAAAAAATAAAAATGTTTTAAATCAAGTTAAAAATGCTTTAATTAATAAAGCTTATGAGTTAAGTTTAATAGATAAAAGTGAAGATACATTAAAAATATATGATGAATTATTAAATAATTTTAGTGAATTACTTAATTTAGAAGAAAAAGCATTTATATTAATCAATAAAGGATATTTATTTACTTTAAGTGCAGAAACTAACAAATCTTTAGAATGTTATGAAAAAGTTATATTAGACTTTTCTAATATAAAAAATGATTTTACTATTGTTTCTTATGTTATTTATTCTTCTGTAAATAAAGCAAATATTTTATGGGATATAGATAAAAACTCTTCTCTTGAAATTTATAATAATTTAATAGAAAACTATAAAACTTCGTCTAATATATTAATTCAAAGGCAGTTAATAAATGCTTATTTAAATAAAGCTTTTAATATAGGTAAAGAAGATAAAAAAAGAGCCATTGAATTATATAATGAAGCAATTGAAAAATATAAAGAAACTAATGATGAAGTTTTAATATCAAGATTATTTAGTGGATATATAAATAAAGCTATTTATCTTGTTGATTATGATAAAGAAAAAGCCATTGAATTATATGATGAAGTAATTGAAAAAAGTAAAGATTTTAAAAATATTGAAATTATTGAACAAAAATTAAATGCACTTATTAATAAAATAACTTTAATAACTAATAAAGAAAAAGCTATTGAATTATATGATAGCTTAATTAATGAATATAAAGAATTTAATGATATTCGAATATCTTATATTGTTAATGTAGCTTATATAAATAAGGCTTCCTTCCTTGAAAATCAAAATGCAATTTTATGTTATGATGAAGTAATAAAAAGATTTAATAATTCAAATAATTTAAAAATTAAAGAACAATTTATTAAAGCTAATATCTATAAAGCAATGGTTTTACATAATTTAAAAGAATCTTATAATGCAAAGGATATATATTCAAATATAATAGATGTTTTTAAAGACTCTAAAGAAAGCGCAATTTTAAATAATGTTTTACTTGCTTTAATAAATAAAATTGAATTAAATATTATATTAAATCAAGAAAATTTACTAGAAGATATAGATTTATTTAAAGACTTAGTAAATGAAAATAAAGAAAAACTAATACAACTTGAAATGCTTCAAATTCTTGAAAAAGCTAAAATAATAACTCAAGATAATGAAGTAAAACAATGGCAAGAAAAATATAAAGATATTTCTCTTAATAATTGGAGTTTTAAGGAACTTGATATTTGGGTGGAATCTTTAGAAGAAGAGCCAAAACAAAGGCTTAAAAAATATTTAACTATTTTTAAAGATCATAAATAAAAAATCTTTTAACTATAAAAAAATATTCATAATACTTTTATCTTTTCTAGATATAATGCTTAGTAATATCTTTTGGTATTACAAATAATTATATGTAATATTAAGGATAGTCATATGGAAATAAATTTTATTATTGCTTTGGCAGTGATAGTTTTATGGTCTTCTTTGGTTCATGGAAGTATTGGTTTTGGTTTTGGGATGATTTCTACGCCCTTAGTTGCTCTTTTTACTGATATTCAAACTACAATAACATATATGTTAATTCCCACAATGGTTGTAAATATAGTAAGTATTTTAAGTGAAGGTAAATTTTTTGAAGCTTTAAAAAAGTTTTGGTTTATTATTTTGCTTATGGTAATTGGAAGTGCTTTAGGTACTATATTGCTTGTTTATACAAATTCTGAGTATTTTAAGCTTTTACTTGCTTTTATAATTTTTGTATATCTTTTACAATCAGTAGTAAATATAAAAGCAACATTTGTTTCAAAGTATCCAAAGAGTTCCACTTATGGTTTAGGCTTATTTGGAGGAGTTTTATCTGGACTTACAAATATAGTAGCTCCTTTAATGATAATGTACACTTTAGAATTAAAATACTCTAAAAAAGATACAATACAACTATCAAATTTATGTTTTTTATTTACAAAAATAGGACAATTAACAGTTTTTTTATACTTTGGAACTTTTACTTTACAAGCCTTTGAGATTTCAATATTTAGTGTGCTTGTGGTTTTTTTAGGTATGTTTTTAGGAATAAAAATAAAAAAAGGTATTGATGCTAAATTTTATGCAAAAATATTAAAGATTTTACTATTTATTATAGCTTCAACTTTAGTTATACAAACTTTACATTTTTAAAAGGTAATTTATGGATTCAAATTTACTAAAAGTATTTATTAGTGTTGCAAATACTAAAAGTATCTCTTTAGGAGCAAAAGAGTTAAATTTTACTCAATCAAATGTTACATTAAGGATAAAACAGCTTGAAAAAAGTTTAGGATATGAGCTATTTTATAGAACAAATAGGGGAGTTGTTTTAACTTTAGAGGGAGAAAAACTTTACCCTTATGCTGTTGATATTGTAAAAAAAGTTGAAGAAGCAACGTTAAAAATGAGAAATATTAATTATCAAGAGTTATTAAAAGTTGGCTCAACACAATCAAATACCACAATAAGATTAAGCAAGTTTCTAAAAAAATTAAATAATGACTTTAAAGATATGAAATTAGAGTTTGTTGTTGATAGTAGTTTAAATCTAATAGAGCAATTACTTAATTATAAACTTGATATTGCTTTTGTAAATGGCAATCCAAATCATAAAGATTTAGAAATTTTAAATATTTTTAAAGAAGATATAGTTTTAGTTGAACCAAAAGATAAAATTGCTTTAAATACTATTTTTGCATATAAAAATGGATGTTTAAATAGAATTTTTTTAGAAAAATATCTAAGTGAAAGTAGTGAAACTTTATATAAAAGCGTAAATTTAGAAAATTATGAACTAATTTTATCTTGTGTGGAAGCTGGATATGGAGTTGCACTATTTTCAAGGGAAATAATTGAAAAGTTTGGATATATAAATAGATTAAAAGTTACAAAAATGGATTTTAAATTAGATACTCATCTTATTTGCAAAAAGGATTTTATTCCAATGATTGAAGAGTATTTAAGAAAAATAAAATTATAAAATATTCAATTTTTAACTTAAAATATAGTTTATAATTAAAATAATTACCAAAAATTAAGATTCTCTATTATATTTTTATACTTTGAAAAAATATTATTATTTTTTAGGAGTAAAATTGAGTCAATTAGAGTTTAAAAAATTATATAATGAATTTACAATAAGATTTCAAAATAAAGAGTATAAAGAAGCTTTAGAATTAACTTATGATTTATTAGATATAGCACAAGATATAGAACTTGAAGTAGCTTATACTTTAATGGCAAAAGCTAGAGTTTTAACTGCTTTAAATAGATTAAAAGAAGCTACAGATACTTATGATGAAGTAATAGAAAAGTTTGATAATACAACTGATGTTTTAATTTTAAATCTTCTTGCTTATGCGTATTATAATAAAGCTTTAATATATGCAAAAGAAAAAGAGTATAAAAAAGAGTTAGCTACTTATGATAAATTACTTGAAAAGTTTATTGAAGATACTTCTTTAGAACTTGAAATAGTTTTAGTTAAAACATATCTAAATAAAGCAATTTGTCTTAAAGAGTTAAAAGATACAAATGAAGTGATTTTAGTATATAAAGAGATGATTGGCAACTTTGAACACTCAACAAATGAAGAGGTCTTATCTGATGTTGCTATAGCTTTATTTAATATAGGATTACTTTACTCAAAAGAAGAAAAAAATAAAGATGCTATAAAAGTATATAATGAACTAATAAATAAATTTAAAACAACTAAAAATAAAAATACTTTAGAACTTGTTGTAAAAGCTATGGTAAATAAAGCAGCAAGATATAAAGAGTTATTAAAGTATAAAGAAGCTTTAAAAGTTTATGATGAAGTTATAAAAAAATATGAAAAAAATAAGGAAGAAAAAATCTTAATCCAAGTGGCTCTTTCTTTGCATAATAAAGCAATTTTACTTGGTGAAATGGCAAATGAAGAACAATTGCAAGAAGTTTGTGATGAAATTATAGAAAAATTCTCAAATAGTAAAGATGAAATAATTAGTAATATAGTATTAACTGCACAAGTTATTAAAGATAAAGAAAAATTTAATAACTCTTTTTAATATTTGGAAAAAATAAAAAGCTCAATAGTTATAATTTATTGCAATTTTCTAGAAATATTAGTATTTAATTGCTATAATCTTTTTAATTTATAGAAGAGAGAATATAAATGAAAAAAAAATTTATAACAACTTTACTTTTAACTTGTGGTTTAATTACAAGTTTAAATGCTCAAAGACTTACTTTTAAAGCTGCAAAATCTTCATCTTCTTACTATCAAATGGCAGTTCAAATTGGCGAAAATGTTAGTAAAAACTCAAATCTTAGTTTAACGATTGAAGAGAGTCAAGGATCAGTTCAAAATGTAAAAGAAGTTAGAAAAAGAAGTGGCAATTATGTTTTTACAACGCCACCTGTTTTAATAGAACTTGCAAAATCAAAAAAAGCAATGTTTAAAAATGACAATCCAGCTGATTATGAAAAAATTAGAGCACTTTTTCCTATTCCTTATCTTACTATGCATGTGGTTGTAAGAGCTGATTCAAATATAAATAGTTTTAAAGATCTAAAAGGTAAATCATTACTTATTGGAAAAGGAACATATGGAGCAAATGAAGCTAAAAAATATATAGAAGCATTTGGGTTAAAGGGTGATGTAAAACTTATTGGTGCTGAGTTATCAGGTGCAGTTTCTGCACTTAAAAATGCTCAAATAGATGGTTTTGCAACTTCTGGGTCTTATCCTGCACCAAATGTAATTGAAGCTGCTGCTAGTATAAAGATTAAACTATTAAGTATGAGTGATGAAGAAATTGCAAAAACAAAAAGGGATAAGATAATAATCCCAGCAGGTACTTATGCTGGTCTTAAAGAAGATATAACAACAACTACCTTACCTGTTGGAGTTTATACAACTACACAAATGAGTGAAGAGACAGCTTATGAACTTACAAAGGCTTTTTGGGAATCTAAAGAAAATTTAGAAAAACAAAATATTTGGTGGAAAGCAATTACAGTTAATAATCTTAAAATGTTTAAAACAAAGCTGCATAAAGGTGCTTTAAAATATTATAATGAAGTAAATACAACTATTCCAATAAGCTTAAAATAATGACAAAAGAAATATTTAAACTACTATCAGCTAAATATCTGATAGTAGCCACTTTAGCTATTATTACTGTGGGGTTTCATATATATTTAATTTTTACAGGACTTATGCCAAATTTAGTAAGTAGACCTATTCATTTACTTTTGGTTTTACCTTGGATTTTTTTACTTACTCAAGATGAAAATATATCAAAATTTACTAAGTATCTAGGGTATATTTTACTAGCTTGTGCTATGTTTTCATCATACTATATTATAGTAAATCATATTGATTTAGAAGAACAATATGGTTCTTTAGAAGGAACTTTACAATATTTTGTAGCTATTAGCTTACTTTTAGCAGTACTAGAAATGGCAAGACGAGCTATAAAATTAGCTCTTCCCCTAACAGCTATAATTGCACTTGCTTATGGTCTTTTTGGTCATTATATTCCTGGTGATTTTGGTCATCAAGAGATACCTTTAGATAGTTTTTTAGGAACTTTAGTTATTGCTGAGGGGGGAATATATGGAAGCTTAACAGGAATTTCCGTAAATGTGGTTGCAGTATTTGTAATTCTTGGAGCTTTTGTAGGAGTAGGTGAGGGTGGCAATGCTTTTATGTCTTTATCCACAAAGATAGCTGGAAGATTAAGAGGAGGTGCAGCAAAAGTATCTGTTTTAGCTTCTGCATTTTTTGGTTCTATTTCTGGTTCTGCTTCTGCAAATGTGGCTTCAACAGGAGCTTTTACTATTCCTACAATGAAAAGGTTAAATTATCCTGCTAGTTTAGCTGCTGCAAGTGAAGCTGTTGCTAGTACAGGAGGTCAAATAATGCCTCCTCTTATGGGAGCTGGTGCATTTATTATGGCAGAACTTTTAGGTGTTCAATACTCTTTTATTATGAGTTCAGCAATTTTCCCTGCATTATTGTTTTTCTTTACGGTTTGGATAGGTATAGATGTTTTTGCTAAAAAATATAATCTAATATCAATAAGCAATAATGATATTCCAAAAATAAATTTAGTTTTAAAGCTTAGTCCTTTTTTTATATTGCCTTTTGGTGTACTTTTATATGCTTTAATCATTATAAAAAAAACTCCTCAATTTTCAGCTGCTTTAGCTATTTTTATTTCAATTTCTCTTCTTTTAGTAAATAAAGATTGGCAGTTTAGTTTTAAAGAGTTTATATTTAAGTTTTTAGATGGATGTATTAGTGCTTCAAAACAAATAGCAACAATTGCTTCTGTTATTATTTGTGCTGGGATTATTATTGGAGTTTTAAATATAACAGGAGTAGGGGTAAAAATAACTTCAGCAATTTTATATTTATCAAATGGAGAGTTATTTACAGCTTTACTTTTAACTGCATTTGCTTGCCTAATTTTGGGAATGGAAGTACCAACAACAGCAGCATATATTATTTGTGTTTCAATTGCTGGTCCAATATTACAAGAGTATGGGCTATCAGCTATTCAAGCTCATTTATTTATTTTCTGGTTTGCTCTTTTATCAACAATTACTCCACCTGTTTGTGGAACAGTATTTATTGCTTCTGGAATAGCACAGGTAAATTGGCTTAAAGTAGCTATTAAATCCATGAAATTAGGCTTAGGTTTATATTTAATTCCTTTATCTTTTATAGTAAATCCATATTTAATAAAACCTGATACTCATTTTACTTTAGCTTTTATTTCTTTTATAAAAATAGGACTTGGATTATGGTTTATATCAAATGCTTTAGTAAACGATAAACTAAAATTAATATATAGAATTTTACTTAGTTTATTTGGTTTAATAATTGTTTTTTTCCCTTTATAATAAATTTATAGTTTATTTATAAAAGATTAAGCTTAACTTGTTATATTTTCTTTTTTAAAAATGGAGAAATATAATATGGAAAAAATTATTTTAAGAGAAGCAACAATAAATGATTCTCAAACAATCTTTAATTTTGTAAAAGAATTAGCAATTTATGAAAAAGCAGAACATGAAGTTAAAACAAGTGTAAAGCAAGTTGAAGAGTCAGTATTTGGAAAAGATTCAGTTACTTATGCAATTATTTGTGAATTAGATAATAAACCAATTGGAATGGCATTATATTTTTTTAATTACTCTACTTGGTTAGGAAGAAATGGAATTTATTTAGAAGATTTATATGTTAGTCCACAATATAGAGGAGTAGGGGCAGGAAAAGCATTACTAAAAAAACTTGCTCAAATTGCAGTTGAGAAAAAATGTGGAAGAATAGATTGGCAAGTTTTAGACTGGAATAAGCCTTCTATTGATTTTTATGATAGTATTGGCGCAAAAGGTTTAACTGAATGGATTCCTTATAGATTAACAGGAGAAGCCTTAGAAGAGTTTGCTAGAAGTTAATTATTTTCTTCTAGCTGTATTAGTGACTGCATTATTGCAGTTGCTACTTCATCAGTAATTATTTCACCCCACTTTTCAAGTTGTTTGCTATGATTACTTTGGCATATTTCAATCATCGTTCTATTAAAGAAAAACCCATCATTTATATCATTAATAATTGGTTCAATCTCAATTTTTGATTCTTTTACTGCTTGAAGATTTTCATTAATAAAGTTTTGAGTTGCATCCATAGCTGCTTGTTTTCTTAATTCATCTTCAAAAAGTTCTTCGCCATTATCTAAAGTTTGTAAATCTTTTAATAATTCATAAATCGAACCTAAAGCATATTGAAATTCAATTTGAGTTGAAGCATTATTATTTTTTGTGATGTTTATAAGCTTACCTATTGAGATTTGATAGTACATATCGTACTTTGCAAGATTTTCTATAATATTATTTTTTGAAAAGTGTCTTTCTAAATTCATAGTGTTTCCTCTTATTTTAACTTTTAAGTATATCTAAACTTAACCCAAAATTATATAATTTCTTTCATTTTGTAATATAATCCAAATCTTAAAAAAAATTATTGTATTATTCCCAAATAAAAAAATAGAGGTGATTTTATGCTTGAAATTTTAACTTTTTTAGTTATTTTTTTCTTAATTTTATCCGGACTTTATTATAATGAAAGAGCAAAAGAGAAAGATAAAATGCCATTTAATATAAGAAAAAAAATCAAACTTTAGTCATAAAAATGACACACTACTAAAATTTAACAGAAAAACCATAAAAAAGACTCAAATACCTTGAAAAATATAATTTAATATGTTAAAGTACAATTCTTAATATTAAATAAAAGGTAGAGATTATGGGTTTTTTTAAAAATCTTTTAAAATCAATTGCAAAGGTATCAAGACCAATTGTTTCTATGGAAGCAAATCAATTGAATTTTAAGATAAATTCAGACTTTTTTTATACCTATAATCTTGAAAATTTTGATATAAAAACAAGACATGACCCTTATACGGTAGATGCTTTTACTATTAAAACAGATAAGTTTTATATGGAGTATATTAAAGTAGATGATGATACTACATGGCAAGGCCAAGCATTAAGTTTATATGAGGGATTTTTAGTAGAACAGTTAAAACTTAAAAAATTAGAAACTCTTGAAGAAATAGAATATGAACACTATACTTTTAAAATATATAAAGTAGATGACTTTGCAATACTGCATATGATTTATATTTGGGAAATAAATAAAGATGTATTTATTTTAGATTTCGATAGTGAACTATTTAAAACTTTAATTACAAATTTAGATAAAAACTATATTTATAAATATGAAAACTATTCAAAACTTAGTGTTGATTTTGATAGTAGTATTGTTAAACTAAATGCTTTTAAAGACTATTTTAATTTAACGATGTAAAATGAAAAAGTTTATACTTATTATAATTGCATTTTTTTTAGCTGCTTGTAATGATATAGAAGATAATTCTAGTTTTTCTTATAAACAAAATAATATAAAGTTTAAAGTTGATTCAAAAGAAATTTTATCTTTTAGTTTAAATAACTTTATTTATGAACCAAGAGCAAATCAATATTTACAAGAAGGATATACTTTAAAAGTACAAGATAATGAGTTTGATTTTTTCTTAGAGTATATTCATCTTTCAACTCAAAGTAAATGGAATGGACAAGCAAGAAGCTTTTATGAAGATTTTTTTAAAGAAAAACTAAAATTAAAAAGTTTTAAACTTCTAAATAGATTTGAAGAAAAAAATTATGAATTTTCAACTTATTTAGTAAATGAAGATAAAATTATACAACTAATATATATTTGGGATGTTTATAAAGATACATTTATTTTTGATAAAAATGGAAAACTATTTAATAGTTTAGCAACTAAATTAAATAAACAGTACAAAGATAGTTTTAAAGAGTATAAAAGAGCTACTTTAGAGTTTCCATACTCTTTAATTGTTCAAAATAGAGTTAATTCATATTTTAATAAAAATTAATTTATCCAAAAATCTTTTTTAGTAAAGAAGTTGTTTGTTCAACAGGATTTTCTCTAATTGATTTTTCTTTTTCTTCAATCATTTTAAATAGTCCATCTATAGCTTTAGTTGTAATATATTCATCTAAAGTTTTTGTATCATTTGGAAGATAAGAATCAAGATTAAAGTTTTTTGCTAAATTCATTATTTGAGTATTTTGTATATACTCTTTTGCATTTGTTTGATAAAAACTATTAAAAGTATCATAATATGTAGCTACTTGATTTGATTTTATTGACTCTTTTACAATAGGAGTAATACTCTTTTTTAACTCTTCATAACTACTTGTTTTAAAGTAACTTGTTAAGGCATTTTCTTTACCTGCAACTATATTTTTAGCATCATTAATTGTTAGATTATTTATACTTTTTAAAAAAATATCAGTTGTTTTTATTGCTGCATTTGAAGCTGCATCATTCATTGATTTAATTAAATCATCAACAATTTTATCTCCTCCTGCTTTTCTAATAATTCCCTCAGCTTTATCTAAATTATTTGGAAGAGGAATTTTTACTAAAGCATTATTTAAATAACCATCTTTTTGAGATAGAGTTTTTGTTGAATAATTAACTGCTATTTCTAAAGCTTGTTTTAATCCACTAATCATAGTTGATTCACTTAAGTTTTGTTCTTGATTTTCTACTGTTTTTGTATCTTTTGAAGTAGTTATTTCATCAATAACACCCTTTGCTAAATCTTGCCATGAAGCATTTGCAAGTGAAGAAAATAGGAGTATTGAAGCAATTGAAAGTTTTATTTTCATCTTTATTCCTTTGATAATATTTATGATTATATAAGATTTTTGTCTATTTTTAGATAATTTGATATAATTATGCAATTTTTTTAAAGGATTTATTATAGATATAATCAATCAAGTAACAGATTTTTTTCATCAATTTAAAAATAAAATTGTACAAACAGATGAAATTGTAACAGAGCATCAAGAAGCAATAAAAGAGTATGCTACTATTTTAAAAGAAGATTCTTTATTTGAAGAGTATTATGAAAACTATCTAACAATTTTAGGATATGCTTATAGATTAGAGCATATAAATGATAGACTTTTTTACACTTTTCAAGAAGCTGTTTATGCTATTGATTTAGCAAAACAGTTAAAAGATCATAATGGTATAGAGTTAAACTCTTTTGTTTATATATTAGTTATAAATACTTTTATAGAGGAGTATTTTGGGAACTTATTAAATGAACAAGAGAAACAAAAAGCTATAGATACTTATAAAAAAATCGAAGAAAAAAGAACAAAAGAAGCT
This genomic window contains:
- a CDS encoding TAXI family TRAP transporter solute-binding subunit, with product MKKKFITTLLLTCGLITSLNAQRLTFKAAKSSSSYYQMAVQIGENVSKNSNLSLTIEESQGSVQNVKEVRKRSGNYVFTTPPVLIELAKSKKAMFKNDNPADYEKIRALFPIPYLTMHVVVRADSNINSFKDLKGKSLLIGKGTYGANEAKKYIEAFGLKGDVKLIGAELSGAVSALKNAQIDGFATSGSYPAPNVIEAAASIKIKLLSMSDEEIAKTKRDKIIIPAGTYAGLKEDITTTTLPVGVYTTTQMSEETAYELTKAFWESKENLEKQNIWWKAITVNNLKMFKTKLHKGALKYYNEVNTTIPISLK
- a CDS encoding TRAP transporter permease, whose translation is MTKEIFKLLSAKYLIVATLAIITVGFHIYLIFTGLMPNLVSRPIHLLLVLPWIFLLTQDENISKFTKYLGYILLACAMFSSYYIIVNHIDLEEQYGSLEGTLQYFVAISLLLAVLEMARRAIKLALPLTAIIALAYGLFGHYIPGDFGHQEIPLDSFLGTLVIAEGGIYGSLTGISVNVVAVFVILGAFVGVGEGGNAFMSLSTKIAGRLRGGAAKVSVLASAFFGSISGSASANVASTGAFTIPTMKRLNYPASLAAASEAVASTGGQIMPPLMGAGAFIMAELLGVQYSFIMSSAIFPALLFFFTVWIGIDVFAKKYNLISISNNDIPKINLVLKLSPFFILPFGVLLYALIIIKKTPQFSAALAIFISISLLLVNKDWQFSFKEFIFKFLDGCISASKQIATIASVIICAGIIIGVLNITGVGVKITSAILYLSNGELFTALLLTAFACLILGMEVPTTAAYIICVSIAGPILQEYGLSAIQAHLFIFWFALLSTITPPVCGTVFIASGIAQVNWLKVAIKSMKLGLGLYLIPLSFIVNPYLIKPDTHFTLAFISFIKIGLGLWFISNALVNDKLKLIYRILLSLFGLIIVFFPL
- a CDS encoding GNAT family N-acetyltransferase, coding for MEKIILREATINDSQTIFNFVKELAIYEKAEHEVKTSVKQVEESVFGKDSVTYAIICELDNKPIGMALYFFNYSTWLGRNGIYLEDLYVSPQYRGVGAGKALLKKLAQIAVEKKCGRIDWQVLDWNKPSIDFYDSIGAKGLTEWIPYRLTGEALEEFARS
- a CDS encoding DUF4197 domain-containing protein, with protein sequence MKIKLSIASILLFSSLANASWQDLAKGVIDEITTSKDTKTVENQEQNLSESTMISGLKQALEIAVNYSTKTLSQKDGYLNNALVKIPLPNNLDKAEGIIRKAGGDKIVDDLIKSMNDAASNAAIKTTDIFLKSINNLTINDAKNIVAGKENALTSYFKTSSYEELKKSITPIVKESIKSNQVATYYDTFNSFYQTNAKEYIQNTQIMNLAKNFNLDSYLPNDTKTLDEYITTKAIDGLFKMIEEKEKSIRENPVEQTTSLLKKIFG